One segment of Hippopotamus amphibius kiboko isolate mHipAmp2 chromosome 2, mHipAmp2.hap2, whole genome shotgun sequence DNA contains the following:
- the OBP2B gene encoding odorant-binding protein 2b yields MFTVTWSTLVDKGVQCSDKPGASQQPMQEKELEHKHSTALPRSRSRHTGPRSQVQTSFRRGPWAVEYKGWLREGQAQRLGAPESDLSGGRDRRPPAMRNLLLTVGLSLIAALQAQDLSGKWYLKALTSDREFPGMKPELVTPVEVTVLEGGSLGTQTTARFDGRCQNITVVLEATDEPGKYTACGGKRVVYISPSPVRDHYILYCEGELYGQQTRLAKLVGRDPENNPEALEDFTEFARSRGLNLEIFTPPQSETCPPGGN; encoded by the exons ATGTTCACCGTGACATGGAGCACGTTGGTGGACAAAGGCGTCCAGTGTTCAGATAAGCCGGGGGCCTCGCAGCAGCCCATGCAGGAGAAGGAGCTGGAACACAAGCACAGCACCGCCCTTCCCAGAAGCCGCTCTCGGCACACGGGGCCCCGCAGCCAAGTGCAGACCAGT TTCCGCAGGGGACCCTGGGCCGTGGAGTATAAAGGCTGGCTGCGCGAGGGGCAGGCACAGCGTCTCGGAGCCCCAGAGAGCGACCTGTCGGGCGGCCGCGATCGCAGACCCCCGGCGATGAGGAACCTGCTCCTGACCGTCGGCCTCAGCCTCATTGCTGCCCTGCAGGCCCAGGAC ttgtcaGGGAAATGGTATCTGAAGGCCCTGACCTCAGACCGGGAGTTTCCCGGGATGAAGCCGGAGCTGGTGACGCCTGTGGAAGTCACAGTCCTAGAGGGGGGCAGCCTGGGCACCCAAACAACCGCAAG GTTTGACGGTCGGTGCCAGAACATAACCGTGGTCCTGGAGGCGACCGACGAGCCCGGCAAATACACAGCCT GTGGGGGCAAGCGCGTGGTGTACATCTCACCGTCGCCCGTGAGGGACCACTACATTCTTTACTGTGAAGGGGAGCTCTACGGGCAGCAGACCCGCCTGGCGAAGCTTGTGG GAAGAGATCCAGAGAACAACCCAGAGGCCTTGGAGGATTTTACGGAGTTCGCAAGATCCAGAGGGCTAAACCTGGAGATCTTCACACCCCCACAAAGTG AAACTTGCCCTCCAGGAGGAAACTAG